The window CGCCCCCTTGTTCCAAAACTGCGGTTCGGGTGGTTTGTTTCCAATTTCCTCATGGGTCTCAAGTATCCGACAGATCCCGTCGCGCGCTTTTTTCCTGCCGGAGTTCGCTTTCGGCTGCATCGCCTCGCCGTATGAACACCACTTGTAATCCTCGGGATTCTTCACCATGCCCGCCCGGATCGGATTGAGATCGATATAAGCGGCCATCACCCGCGCAGCATAGCCATCCTCCACAAGCACACTCTTGAACCGCCCTTCCCACAAGGTTCCGCGCCGACCGTTCGCGCCATTATACCACTGCGTAAAACGTTGCTTGAGCCCCTTCATGAACTCGGACAGATCATGCATCCGACAGGTAAACTTCTCCTTGAGCTCTGCAGCAGCCTTATCCGCGCCGTCTGCACGAAACTTCTTCAGCATCTGCTCGATACCCCGATAATACACCGTCGAATACAAGGGCTTGAGACGAGCCAGAAAATCCTCATCCGTAATTTCCACAGCTTCTCCCTGGACCTTCGGGGGAACCTCCACCAACAGGTGAAAATGGTTGCTCATAATACAGTAGGCAAGCACCCGAAC of the Akkermansiaceae bacterium genome contains:
- a CDS encoding transposase; the encoded protein is MRQPRFLSPSAEVTASLYHCVSRVVDRQFVLGREQKDVFVRMMREYEAFCGVRVLAYCIMSNHFHLLVEVPPKVQGEAVEITDEDFLARLKPLYSTVYYRGIEQMLKKFRADGADKAAAELKEKFTCRMHDLSEFMKGLKQRFTQWYNGANGRRGTLWEGRFKSVLVEDGYAARVMAAYIDLNPIRAGMVKNPEDYKWCSYGEAMQPKANSGRKKARDGICRILETHEEIGNKPPEPQFWNKGAADHYRMMLFADGEEVFAEDIHAGDVPDNQKIKRVRKGFKRKNVEKVLAKGGKLSFGEAMRCRVRYFSDGMTVGSREFVDQIFKQARDRFGEKRKSGARPMCGIEWKQPKKQIYSMRQLVKTPLE